A genomic segment from Alistipes senegalensis JC50 encodes:
- the rplQ gene encoding 50S ribosomal protein L17, with the protein MRHNKNFNHLGRQAGHRKAMLSNMASSLIMHKRIETTVAKAKAVRQFVEPLVTKSKEDTTHSRRVVFSYLKQKEAVTELFRTIAPKIAERPGGYTRILKTGFRLGDAADMCIIEFVDFNEAYTLGIAPAAASEAKPKTRRSRKPAAKKTDAVEEATVVEGGEAKKAAAPKKAAAPKKPAAPKAASAKAAAPKVAKKTNVGKKM; encoded by the coding sequence ATGAGACACAATAAGAATTTCAACCACCTCGGCCGTCAGGCGGGACACCGCAAGGCGATGCTTTCGAACATGGCATCGTCGCTGATCATGCACAAGCGCATCGAGACCACCGTTGCGAAGGCAAAGGCCGTACGGCAGTTCGTGGAGCCCCTGGTAACCAAGTCGAAGGAGGACACGACCCACTCGCGCCGTGTAGTATTCTCGTACCTGAAACAGAAGGAGGCCGTCACGGAACTGTTCCGCACGATCGCTCCGAAGATCGCCGAGCGTCCGGGCGGTTACACCCGCATTCTGAAGACCGGTTTCCGTCTGGGCGACGCTGCCGACATGTGCATCATCGAGTTCGTCGATTTCAACGAGGCTTACACGCTGGGCATCGCTCCGGCTGCCGCTTCGGAGGCGAAACCCAAGACGCGCCGTTCGCGCAAGCCCGCAGCGAAGAAGACCGACGCCGTGGAGGAGGCCACCGTCGTCGAGGGCGGCGAGGCCAAGAAGGCCGCAGCGCCCAAGAAGGCTGCCGCCCCGAAGAAGCCCGCAGCCCCGAAGGCCGCTTCGGCCAAGGCTGCCGCTCCGAAGGTTGCCAAGAAGACCAACGTGGGCAAGAAAATGTAA
- a CDS encoding DNA-directed RNA polymerase subunit alpha gives MAILAFQKPEKVIMLESTSSFGKFEFRPLEPGFGRTVGNALRRILLSSLEGYAITTVKVAGVDHEFAAIPGVMEDMLNIILNLKQVRFIRTVDNQDAEKVSINVAGVTELTAGYISNYLSFFKVLNPDLVICHLAPGTKMQMTLTIGKGRGYVPAEENAPAESEFGTLPIDSIFTPIKNVKYSIEDYRVEQRTDYEKLNLEITTDGSIHPKEALKEAAKILIQHFMLFSDEKITVNMEDTNGAEEFDEDVLHMRQLLKTKLSDQDLSVRALNCLKAADVDTVGDLVKLNRNDLLKFRNFGKKSLTELDELLTSLNLKFGMDVSIYKLDKD, from the coding sequence ATGGCAATATTAGCATTCCAGAAACCTGAGAAGGTTATTATGCTTGAGTCCACTTCATCGTTCGGAAAGTTCGAGTTCCGGCCGTTGGAGCCCGGATTCGGCCGGACTGTCGGTAACGCTTTACGTCGTATTCTGCTCTCCTCGCTCGAGGGTTATGCGATCACGACTGTCAAGGTAGCCGGTGTCGATCACGAGTTTGCCGCTATCCCCGGTGTGATGGAGGATATGTTGAACATCATCCTCAATCTGAAGCAGGTTCGTTTTATCCGCACAGTCGATAATCAGGATGCAGAAAAAGTATCCATTAACGTTGCGGGTGTGACGGAGCTGACTGCCGGATATATCTCGAATTACCTGTCGTTCTTCAAGGTGCTCAACCCCGACCTGGTGATCTGCCACCTGGCCCCGGGCACCAAGATGCAGATGACGCTCACGATCGGCAAGGGCCGCGGCTACGTGCCCGCGGAGGAGAACGCCCCCGCCGAGAGCGAGTTCGGAACGCTTCCGATCGACTCGATCTTCACGCCCATCAAGAACGTGAAGTACTCGATCGAGGACTACCGCGTCGAGCAGAGGACCGACTACGAGAAGTTGAATTTGGAAATTACTACCGACGGGTCGATTCACCCCAAAGAGGCTCTGAAAGAGGCCGCCAAGATTCTCATCCAGCACTTCATGCTCTTCTCCGACGAGAAGATCACCGTCAACATGGAAGATACGAACGGTGCCGAGGAGTTCGATGAGGATGTTCTCCACATGCGTCAGCTGCTGAAGACGAAGCTCTCGGACCAGGATCTTTCGGTCCGCGCCCTGAACTGTCTGAAAGCCGCCGACGTGGATACCGTGGGGGATCTCGTGAAGCTGAACCGCAACGACCTGCTGAAGTTCCGCAACTTCGGCAAGAAGTCGCTGACGGAACTCGACGAGCTGCTGACCTCGCTCAACTTGAAGTTCGGTATGGACGTATCAATCTACAAACTTGACAAAGATTAA
- the rpsD gene encoding 30S ribosomal protein S4: protein MGKYIGPKSKIARKFGEAIYGADKVLEKRNYPPGQHGLARKRKKVSEYGTQLSEKQKAKYTYGLLEKQFSRTYEQAARMGGITGENLLKLLECRLDNVVYRLGIAPTRAAARQLVSHCHICVNGNVVNIPSYSLRAGDVVSVREKSKSLEVITVSLSGSSKSRYAWLEWDNASMSGKFLQRPEREEIPENIKEQLIVELYSK from the coding sequence ATGGGAAAATACATAGGACCTAAATCGAAAATCGCCCGCAAGTTCGGCGAAGCTATCTATGGTGCGGATAAGGTGCTCGAAAAGCGCAATTATCCTCCCGGACAGCACGGTCTGGCGCGTAAGCGCAAAAAGGTGTCGGAGTACGGCACGCAGTTGAGCGAGAAGCAGAAGGCCAAATATACCTACGGTCTGCTGGAGAAGCAGTTCTCGCGCACCTACGAGCAGGCTGCCCGCATGGGCGGCATCACGGGCGAGAACCTGTTGAAGCTGCTGGAATGCCGTCTGGACAACGTCGTTTACCGCCTGGGTATCGCCCCGACGCGTGCCGCTGCCCGCCAGCTCGTTTCGCACTGCCATATCTGTGTGAACGGCAACGTCGTGAACATTCCCTCGTACTCGCTGCGTGCGGGTGACGTGGTGTCGGTTCGCGAGAAGTCGAAGAGCCTGGAAGTGATCACGGTATCTCTGTCCGGCTCGTCGAAGAGCCGCTACGCCTGGTTGGAGTGGGACAACGCTTCGATGAGCGGAAAGTTCCTCCAGCGCCCGGAGCGTGAGGAGATTCCCGAGAACATCAAGGAGCAGCTCATCGTCGAGTTGTACTCGAAGTAG
- the rpsK gene encoding 30S ribosomal protein S11 — MAKKTGTVKKKVVKVGAVGNAYVHSTFNNVIITITNEVGDVISWSSAGKMGFRGSKKNTPYAAQTASQDCAKVAYDMGLRKVKVYVKGPGAGRESAVRTIHGAGIEVMEIIDVTPLPHNGCRAPNRRRV, encoded by the coding sequence ATGGCAAAGAAAACTGGAACAGTTAAGAAAAAGGTTGTCAAGGTCGGAGCCGTGGGTAACGCTTATGTGCACTCCACTTTCAACAACGTGATCATCACCATCACCAACGAGGTGGGTGACGTTATCAGCTGGTCGTCGGCCGGTAAGATGGGTTTCCGTGGTTCGAAGAAGAATACTCCGTATGCAGCACAGACCGCTTCGCAGGATTGCGCGAAGGTGGCTTACGACATGGGCCTGCGCAAGGTGAAAGTCTATGTCAAGGGTCCGGGCGCCGGCCGCGAGTCGGCTGTGCGCACCATCCACGGCGCAGGTATCGAGGTGATGGAGATCATCGACGTTACTCCGCTGCCGCACAACGGTTGCCGTGCTCCTAACCGCCGCCGCGTCTAA
- the rpsM gene encoding 30S ribosomal protein S13 yields MARIVGVDLPKNKRGEIGLTYIYGIGRSTARKILETAGISYDLKVQDWSDDQVGAIRSTIADMGIKVEGECRSMVQMNIKRLMDIGCYRGIRHRLGLPVRGQSTKNNARTRKGRKKTVANKKKATK; encoded by the coding sequence ATGGCACGTATAGTCGGTGTAGATTTACCGAAAAACAAAAGAGGCGAGATCGGCCTGACCTATATCTACGGCATCGGTCGCTCGACGGCTCGCAAAATTCTCGAGACGGCTGGCATCAGCTACGATCTCAAAGTACAGGACTGGTCGGACGACCAGGTCGGAGCGATCCGTTCGACGATCGCCGACATGGGCATCAAGGTCGAGGGCGAATGCCGCTCGATGGTCCAGATGAACATCAAGCGCCTGATGGATATCGGCTGCTACCGCGGCATCCGTCACCGTCTGGGTCTTCCGGTCCGCGGTCAGTCAACCAAGAACAATGCGCGCACCCGCAAGGGCCGCAAGAAGACCGTCGCAAACAAGAAAAAGGCAACGAAGTAA
- the ykgO gene encoding type B 50S ribosomal protein L36, whose protein sequence is MKVKASIKKRSEDCKIVKRKGKLYVICKKNPKFKMRQG, encoded by the coding sequence ATGAAAGTAAAAGCATCCATCAAGAAGAGAAGCGAGGATTGCAAGATTGTGAAGCGCAAAGGCAAACTTTACGTCATTTGCAAGAAGAATCCCAAGTTCAAAATGCGCCAGGGTTAA
- the infA gene encoding translation initiation factor IF-1 — MAKQAAIERDGTIIEALSNAMFRVELDNGHVLTAHISGKMRMHYIKILPGDKVKVEMTPYDLTKGRISFRYK; from the coding sequence ATGGCAAAACAAGCTGCTATCGAACGGGACGGGACGATCATCGAGGCACTGTCCAACGCGATGTTCCGCGTCGAGCTGGACAACGGCCACGTGCTCACGGCCCATATCTCGGGGAAGATGCGTATGCACTACATCAAGATCCTTCCCGGAGATAAAGTAAAAGTGGAGATGACGCCCTACGATCTTACGAAGGGACGTATATCTTTCCGGTACAAATAA
- the map gene encoding type I methionyl aminopeptidase, with product MIYLKTDEEIELLRENNILVSRTLAEVGRHIRPGVTTKELDSIAEDFIRAHGAVPAFLGYQGFPASLCISVNEQVVHGIPSSKCVLKEGDIVSVDCGTFMKGFVGDSAYTFAVGEVAAEVRQLMEVTKEALYKGTAQAKTGNRVGDVSAAVQEHAESFGYGVVRELEGHGLGRRMHEDPGVPNYGARGRGPLLREGMVICIEPMINMGTKAVVFEQDGWTVRTRDRKPAAHYEFAVAVRKSGPDVLTDFSIIEQAINN from the coding sequence ATGATATATCTGAAGACAGACGAGGAGATAGAGCTGCTCCGCGAGAACAACATCCTGGTGTCGAGGACACTGGCGGAGGTGGGTCGCCACATCCGTCCGGGTGTCACCACCAAGGAGTTGGATTCGATTGCCGAGGATTTCATCCGCGCGCACGGAGCAGTTCCTGCCTTCCTCGGGTATCAGGGATTTCCCGCTTCGTTGTGCATATCGGTAAACGAACAGGTAGTTCACGGTATCCCATCTTCGAAATGCGTCCTCAAAGAGGGCGACATCGTTTCGGTCGATTGCGGTACGTTTATGAAGGGGTTTGTTGGTGATTCGGCATATACGTTTGCCGTGGGAGAGGTTGCCGCGGAAGTAAGGCAGCTGATGGAGGTCACCAAAGAGGCTCTTTATAAAGGTACGGCGCAGGCCAAGACCGGCAACCGCGTAGGCGACGTGTCGGCGGCCGTGCAGGAACACGCCGAGAGCTTCGGCTACGGCGTGGTGCGCGAATTGGAGGGACACGGATTGGGTCGCAGAATGCACGAAGACCCCGGCGTTCCCAATTACGGCGCACGCGGCAGGGGACCATTGCTCAGGGAGGGCATGGTCATCTGCATCGAACCCATGATCAACATGGGGACCAAAGCGGTGGTTTTCGAACAGGATGGCTGGACGGTCCGCACGCGGGACCGCAAACCGGCGGCGCACTATGAGTTCGCCGTTGCGGTTCGCAAATCGGGCCCCGACGTATTGACGGATTTCAGTATCATCGAACAGGCAATAAACAACTGA
- the secY gene encoding preprotein translocase subunit SecY, translated as MNQYLVVGIVFLVVIALLATNKKLVETLKNIYKIEELRKRVIYTIGLLLVFRLGSFVVIPGINPNALGEGSAYASQLEGNGLLGLLNVFSGGAFGNASILALGVMPYITASIIIQLMGMMIPYFQKMQKEGESGRRKMNQWTRFLTIGVLLLQGPAYMANLYHQVPSAFVYGNSFGFIAYATTILIAGTMFIMWLGEKITDKGIGNGISLIIMIGIVARLPHALLAEVNARFQTATGSAIMLILELILLFLVFMATIALVQAVRKVPVQYAKRIVGNKQYGGVRQYIPLKMNAANVMPIIFAQALMFIPALFSGTAFAAAFSSMTGFWYNFTLAVLVIAFTYFYTAIIINPQMMADDMKRNGGFIPGVKPGKQTVNYIDTIMTRITLPGSIFLAIVAILPALAMKFLGIQQAFAYFYGGTSLLIMVGVVLDTLKQIESYLLMRHYDGLMKTGRIQGRH; from the coding sequence ATGAATCAGTATCTCGTTGTTGGTATCGTCTTTTTGGTGGTAATCGCTCTTTTGGCGACCAACAAGAAATTGGTAGAAACGCTCAAGAACATCTACAAGATCGAGGAGCTGCGCAAACGTGTGATCTACACGATCGGGCTGCTGCTGGTCTTCCGCTTGGGCAGTTTCGTCGTGATTCCGGGCATCAACCCCAACGCCCTGGGCGAGGGGTCGGCGTATGCCAGCCAGCTGGAGGGCAACGGACTTCTGGGTCTGTTGAACGTCTTCTCGGGCGGCGCCTTCGGCAACGCCTCGATCCTGGCGCTCGGAGTCATGCCGTATATCACCGCCTCGATCATCATCCAGCTGATGGGTATGATGATTCCGTATTTCCAGAAAATGCAGAAGGAGGGTGAGAGCGGCCGCCGCAAGATGAATCAGTGGACGCGCTTCCTGACGATCGGCGTCCTGCTCCTGCAGGGCCCGGCGTACATGGCCAACCTGTACCATCAGGTGCCTTCCGCTTTCGTCTACGGCAATTCGTTCGGCTTCATTGCCTATGCGACGACGATTCTGATCGCCGGCACCATGTTCATCATGTGGCTGGGCGAGAAGATCACCGACAAGGGTATCGGTAACGGTATCTCGCTGATCATCATGATCGGTATCGTGGCACGTCTTCCCCACGCGCTGTTGGCCGAGGTCAACGCCCGTTTCCAGACGGCCACCGGCAGCGCCATCATGCTGATCCTCGAGCTGATCCTGCTGTTCCTTGTCTTCATGGCAACGATCGCCCTGGTACAGGCAGTCCGCAAGGTGCCTGTGCAGTATGCAAAGCGTATCGTCGGAAACAAACAGTACGGGGGCGTGCGTCAGTACATCCCGTTGAAGATGAATGCCGCGAATGTGATGCCCATCATCTTCGCGCAGGCTCTGATGTTCATTCCGGCGCTGTTCTCCGGTACGGCCTTCGCGGCTGCCTTCAGCTCGATGACCGGTTTCTGGTACAACTTCACGCTTGCAGTGCTGGTAATCGCTTTCACCTACTTCTACACGGCGATTATCATCAATCCTCAAATGATGGCCGATGACATGAAGCGAAACGGCGGCTTCATCCCGGGAGTGAAACCGGGTAAGCAGACCGTGAACTACATCGACACCATCATGACGCGCATCACGCTTCCGGGTTCGATCTTCCTGGCGATCGTGGCGATTCTGCCCGCGCTGGCGATGAAGTTCCTGGGCATCCAGCAGGCGTTCGCCTACTTCTACGGAGGTACGTCGCTGCTGATCATGGTCGGCGTGGTGCTCGACACTCTGAAGCAGATCGAGAGCTACCTGCTGATGCGCCACTATGACGGTCTGATGAAGACCGGACGTATCCAAGGTCGTCATTAG
- the rplO gene encoding 50S ribosomal protein L15, with the protein MELNNLKPAKGSTHHDKRIGRGAGSGHGGTATRGHKGAQSRSGYSRKLGFEGGQMPLQRRVPKFGFTNLKRVEFKAINLSTLEELAAKKSLTEVTVDTLVAAGFISSNDKVKILGNGTISKALAVKAHAFSKSAEAAITAAGGSVEKL; encoded by the coding sequence ATGGAACTCAATAATCTCAAACCCGCAAAGGGTTCAACGCACCACGACAAACGAATCGGCCGCGGTGCAGGTTCGGGTCACGGTGGCACCGCCACCCGTGGACACAAGGGTGCACAGTCGCGTTCGGGTTACTCGCGCAAGCTCGGCTTCGAGGGTGGCCAGATGCCGTTGCAGCGTCGCGTTCCCAAGTTCGGGTTCACCAACTTGAAGCGAGTGGAATTCAAGGCGATCAACCTCTCGACGCTCGAGGAGCTGGCCGCCAAGAAGTCGCTCACGGAGGTTACGGTGGATACGCTCGTGGCCGCAGGTTTCATCTCGTCGAACGACAAGGTGAAGATTCTGGGCAACGGCACGATCTCGAAGGCGCTCGCTGTCAAGGCTCACGCGTTCTCGAAGAGCGCCGAGGCAGCCATCACGGCAGCCGGCGGCAGCGTCGAAAAACTGTAA
- the rpmD gene encoding 50S ribosomal protein L30, with the protein MARLKITQVKSRIGSTTRQCRNLDALGLKRINASVEHDDSAIIKGMIERVKHLVKVEEVAAPAKKAAPKAKKAEVKEEAAQPAE; encoded by the coding sequence ATGGCAAGATTGAAAATCACCCAGGTCAAAAGCCGCATCGGCTCCACGACGCGCCAGTGCCGGAATCTCGATGCGCTGGGTTTGAAGCGGATCAATGCGAGCGTCGAGCACGACGACTCGGCTATCATCAAGGGTATGATCGAGCGCGTGAAACACCTCGTCAAGGTCGAGGAGGTCGCTGCGCCTGCGAAGAAGGCAGCCCCCAAGGCCAAGAAGGCCGAGGTGAAGGAGGAGGCCGCTCAGCCCGCAGAATAA
- the rpsE gene encoding 30S ribosomal protein S5: MSNTNIKKVRTSDLELKDRLVSIQRVTKVTKGGRTFSFSAIVVVGNEDGVVGYGLGKASEVQSAIAKGVEDAKKNLVKIPVINGTIPHKQESRFSGSLVMIRPAAPGTGVIAGGAMRAVLESVGVKNVLAKSKGSSNPHNLVKATIKALCELRDAHSVARLRGISMDKVFNG; the protein is encoded by the coding sequence ATGTCAAATACCAACATAAAGAAAGTACGCACGAGCGACCTCGAACTCAAGGACCGTCTCGTCAGCATCCAGCGTGTTACCAAGGTTACGAAGGGTGGTCGCACGTTCAGTTTTTCGGCCATCGTCGTCGTAGGTAACGAGGACGGCGTGGTAGGCTACGGCCTGGGCAAGGCTTCGGAGGTGCAGTCGGCCATCGCCAAGGGCGTGGAGGATGCCAAGAAGAACCTCGTCAAGATCCCGGTGATCAACGGCACGATCCCCCACAAGCAGGAGTCGCGTTTCAGCGGTTCGCTCGTGATGATTCGTCCGGCCGCTCCCGGTACGGGCGTCATCGCCGGCGGCGCCATGCGTGCCGTGCTGGAGTCGGTGGGCGTGAAGAACGTGCTTGCCAAGAGCAAGGGTTCGTCGAACCCCCACAACCTGGTGAAGGCGACCATCAAGGCGCTTTGCGAGCTGCGCGACGCCCACAGCGTCGCCCGCCTGCGCGGCATCTCGATGGACAAGGTGTTTAACGGTTAA
- the rplR gene encoding 50S ribosomal protein L18, with protein MSLNKIERRERIKMRIRKIVSGTPAQPRMTVYRSNKQIYVQFIDDLAGVTLATASSLDKEVAEAAAGKNKCEVAALVGKLAAERAVAKGISAVAFDRNGYLYHGRVKQLAEAAREGGLKF; from the coding sequence ATGTCACTGAACAAGATAGAAAGAAGAGAGAGGATCAAGATGCGTATCCGCAAGATCGTGAGCGGAACGCCCGCACAGCCTCGCATGACTGTATATCGTAGCAACAAGCAGATCTACGTGCAGTTCATTGATGATCTCGCCGGTGTAACCCTCGCTACGGCTTCCTCGCTGGACAAGGAGGTCGCCGAAGCCGCCGCCGGAAAGAACAAGTGCGAAGTAGCCGCCCTGGTGGGCAAACTGGCCGCCGAGCGCGCCGTCGCCAAAGGCATCTCGGCCGTCGCTTTCGACCGTAACGGTTACCTGTATCACGGAAGAGTTAAACAGCTGGCCGAAGCAGCACGCGAAGGCGGACTTAAATTCTAA
- the rplF gene encoding 50S ribosomal protein L6 — MSRIGKLPVNLPAGVTVEVSADNTVSVKGPLGTLSQKVDSDIKVEVGTHTDVHTGKEIPAVLVSRPTNQPRHRSMHGLYRALINNMVIGVSKGYEIKQELVGVGFKAEVKGQVLEMSLGYSHDTHFLLPKEVTATAVTEKKGNPIVTFKSIDKQLIGQVAAKLRSLRKPEPYKGKGIKFVGEQIRRKAGKSAGAK; from the coding sequence ATGTCAAGAATTGGTAAATTACCTGTAAACCTGCCTGCCGGCGTTACCGTAGAGGTATCGGCCGACAATACGGTAAGCGTGAAAGGGCCACTCGGGACGCTGAGCCAGAAAGTTGACTCGGACATCAAGGTAGAGGTCGGCACGCACACGGACGTTCACACGGGCAAGGAGATCCCCGCCGTTCTGGTGAGCCGTCCCACCAACCAGCCCCGCCACCGCTCGATGCACGGTCTGTACCGTGCGCTGATCAACAACATGGTCATCGGCGTGTCGAAGGGTTATGAGATCAAACAGGAGCTCGTGGGCGTCGGCTTCAAGGCCGAAGTCAAAGGCCAGGTGCTTGAGATGAGCCTCGGCTATTCGCACGATACGCATTTCCTGCTGCCCAAGGAGGTGACCGCTACGGCTGTTACCGAGAAGAAGGGCAACCCCATCGTAACGTTCAAGTCGATCGACAAGCAGCTTATCGGCCAGGTCGCCGCCAAGCTCCGTTCGCTGCGCAAGCCGGAGCCGTACAAGGGCAAGGGTATCAAGTTCGTAGGCGAGCAGATCCGTCGCAAGGCCGGTAAATCGGCAGGTGCTAAATAG
- the rpsH gene encoding 30S ribosomal protein S8 — protein MTDPIADFLTRIRNAVKANHKVVEAPGSKIKQEITKILYEQGYILAYKFDKDEKGHPSIKIALKWDAATKTNAIKDLKRVSRPGLRRYASVSDMPRVLNGLGIAIVSTSKGIMTDAQARKENVGGEVLCYIY, from the coding sequence ATGACTGATCCTATTGCGGACTTTCTGACCAGAATTAGAAACGCGGTGAAAGCCAACCACAAAGTGGTTGAAGCTCCCGGTTCAAAAATTAAGCAGGAGATAACCAAGATCCTCTACGAGCAGGGTTACATTCTCGCTTACAAATTCGACAAGGACGAGAAGGGACACCCGTCGATCAAAATCGCTCTGAAGTGGGATGCCGCCACCAAGACCAACGCCATCAAGGACCTCAAGCGCGTCAGCCGCCCGGGTCTTCGCCGCTATGCGTCGGTTTCGGACATGCCCCGCGTGCTGAACGGTCTGGGTATCGCCATCGTTTCGACCTCGAAAGGCATCATGACCGACGCCCAGGCCCGCAAGGAGAACGTGGGCGGCGAGGTGCTGTGCTACATCTACTAA
- the rpsN gene encoding 30S ribosomal protein S14, whose translation MAKESMKAREVKRAKLANRYAHKREEIAAKVKSGEMDHEEAWQALSKLPRNSNPIRQHNRCKITGRPKGYIRLFGISRIQFREMASKGLIPGVTKASW comes from the coding sequence ATGGCAAAAGAATCTATGAAGGCCCGCGAGGTGAAGCGTGCGAAACTTGCAAACCGCTATGCTCACAAACGCGAGGAGATCGCTGCCAAGGTGAAGAGCGGTGAGATGGACCACGAGGAGGCATGGCAGGCACTGTCGAAGCTGCCCCGCAACTCGAATCCGATCCGTCAGCACAACCGCTGCAAGATCACCGGCCGTCCCAAAGGCTACATCCGCCTGTTCGGCATCAGCCGTATCCAGTTCCGCGAGATGGCCTCGAAGGGACTGATCCCGGGCGTTACGAAGGCCAGCTGGTAA
- the rplE gene encoding 50S ribosomal protein L5, translated as MGYVPTLKTQYKEQIKPALMKEFGYSSIMQCPKLVKIVINQGMGQAVADKKLIDVAEAELTTITGQKAVQTRSRKDISNFKLRKGMPIGVRVTLRDTKMYEFLERLIAVALPRIRDFKGINEKFDGQGNYTLGITEQIIFPEIDIDKITKIFGMEITFVTTAKTDEEAYALLREFGLPFKNAKKNN; from the coding sequence ATGGGATACGTACCTACACTCAAGACACAGTATAAGGAGCAGATCAAACCGGCCCTTATGAAGGAGTTCGGTTACTCGAGCATTATGCAGTGCCCGAAGCTCGTCAAGATCGTCATCAACCAGGGTATGGGCCAGGCCGTCGCCGACAAGAAACTCATCGACGTGGCTGAAGCCGAGCTGACGACGATCACCGGCCAGAAGGCCGTTCAGACCCGTTCGCGCAAGGACATCTCCAACTTCAAGCTGCGCAAGGGCATGCCTATCGGCGTGCGCGTGACGCTGCGCGATACGAAGATGTACGAGTTCCTGGAGCGTCTGATCGCAGTGGCGCTTCCCCGCATCCGCGACTTCAAGGGAATCAACGAGAAGTTCGACGGCCAGGGCAACTACACCCTGGGCATCACCGAGCAGATCATCTTCCCGGAGATCGACATCGACAAGATCACCAAGATCTTCGGCATGGAGATTACGTTCGTAACGACGGCCAAGACCGACGAAGAGGCTTATGCCCTGCTCCGCGAGTTCGGCCTTCCTTTCAAAAACGCTAAAAAGAACAACTAA
- the rplX gene encoding 50S ribosomal protein L24, with translation MSVKLHIKKGDQVQVIAGDGKGQTGKVLKVEVSKQRAIVEGVNLCKKATKPNAQNPQGGIIEKEAPIHVSNLMLIDPKSGKPTKVGRKLNAKGKLVRFAKKSGEEIK, from the coding sequence ATGTCAGTGAAATTACATATTAAGAAAGGGGACCAGGTTCAGGTCATCGCCGGCGACGGCAAGGGCCAGACGGGTAAAGTACTGAAGGTGGAGGTTTCGAAGCAGCGTGCCATCGTCGAGGGCGTGAACCTCTGCAAGAAGGCCACCAAGCCCAATGCGCAGAACCCCCAGGGCGGCATCATCGAAAAAGAGGCTCCGATCCACGTTTCGAACCTGATGCTCATCGACCCCAAGTCGGGAAAACCCACCAAGGTCGGCCGCAAGCTCAATGCAAAAGGTAAATTAGTTCGTTTCGCTAAAAAGTCAGGGGAGGAGATCAAATAA
- the rplN gene encoding 50S ribosomal protein L14, with protein sequence MIQQESRLVVADNSGAKEVLCIRVLGGTKRRYASIGDKIVVAVKSATPSGDVKKGAVSKAVVVRTTKEIRRANGSYIRFDDNAVVLLNNQGEMRGTRIFGPVARELRDQYMKIISLAPEVL encoded by the coding sequence ATGATACAACAGGAAAGTAGACTCGTAGTAGCTGATAACAGCGGTGCGAAGGAGGTCCTCTGCATCCGGGTGCTCGGCGGCACGAAGCGTCGCTACGCATCCATCGGCGACAAGATCGTGGTGGCCGTGAAGAGCGCGACCCCCTCGGGCGATGTCAAGAAGGGCGCCGTATCGAAGGCGGTCGTCGTAAGAACCACGAAGGAAATCAGGCGTGCAAACGGTTCGTACATTCGTTTCGACGACAACGCCGTGGTGCTGCTTAACAACCAGGGTGAAATGCGCGGTACTCGTATATTCGGCCCCGTAGCTCGCGAGCTGCGCGACCAGTATATGAAGATTATCTCCCTCGCACCCGAAGTATTGTAA
- the rpsQ gene encoding 30S ribosomal protein S17: MERNLRKERIGVVVSNKMEKTIVVAVARKVKHPIYGKFVNKTTKFVAESLDETCKEGDTVRIMETRPLSKTKRWRLVQIIERAK; encoded by the coding sequence ATGGAAAGAAATCTTAGAAAAGAGCGTATCGGTGTGGTTGTCAGCAACAAGATGGAGAAGACCATTGTGGTTGCAGTAGCACGTAAGGTGAAGCATCCTATCTACGGCAAGTTCGTGAACAAGACGACGAAATTCGTCGCCGAGTCGCTCGACGAGACCTGCAAGGAGGGCGATACCGTGCGCATCATGGAAACCCGCCCGCTGAGCAAGACCAAGCGTTGGAGATTAGTACAAATCATTGAAAGAGCTAAGTAG